Proteins from a genomic interval of Pogoniulus pusillus isolate bPogPus1 chromosome 30, bPogPus1.pri, whole genome shotgun sequence:
- the TSSK2 gene encoding testis-specific serine/threonine-protein kinase 2 translates to MDDAALLQKRGYTLGNTIGEGSYGKVKAAYCNRFKRNVAIKIIDKKNIPPDFVQRFLPRELKLLRCLSHPSIIRTYEILEVTSGKVYIVMELAEKGDLLNYIRETGAMEEDVACIKFQQLASAIKYCHDLELVHRDLKCENILLNEDLNIKLSDFGFSKSLSRDENGNIILSQTFCGSAAYAAPEVLEGTPYDPRAADVWSLGVILYAMVYALMPFDDSNVKKMISLQKRQRIPFPDPKRQTADFQDLVSRLLQPDVSQRLCIDEVLKHPWLQTPKSTISSPLPAAEEGESSQSPREGKPEHLQQTKSHSGGGEKGTEGS, encoded by the coding sequence ATGGATGATGCTGCCCTGCTTCAAAAGAGAGGTTACACCCTGGGCAACACCATAGGAGAAGGCTCTTATGGCAAGGTGAAAGCTGCCTACTGCAACCGCTTCAAGCGCAACGTGGCCATCAAGATCATCGACAAGAAGAACATTCCCCCTGACTTCGTGCAGAGATTCCTCCCCAGGGAACTCAAGCTCTTGAGATGTCTGAGCCACCCCTCCATCATCAGAACCTATGAGATCCTCGAGGTGACATCTGGCAAAGTGTACATTGTGATGGAGCTGGCGGAAAAGGGAGACCTCCTGAACTACATCAGGGAGACAGGAGCTATGGAGGAGGATGTTGCTTGCATCAAGTTTCAGCAGTTGGCTTCTGCCATCAAGTACTGCCACGACTTGGAACTCGTTCACAGGGACCTGAAATGTGAGAACATCCTTCTCAATGAAGACCTCAACATCAAGCTGTCAGACTTTGGCTTTTCTAAATCCTTGTCTCGGGATGAGAACGGAAACATCATCCTCAGCCAAACCTTCTGCGGGTCTGCCGCCTACGCAGCTccggaggtgctggagggcacTCCTTACGACCCCAGGGCTGCTGATGTCTGGAGCCTGGGTGTCATCCTCTATGCCATGGTCTATGCTTTAATGCCCTTTGATGATTCCAACGTCAAGAAAATGATCTCCCTTCAGAAACGGCAGAGGATTCCCTTCCCTGACCCAAAACGCCAGACCGCAGACTTTCAGGACCTCGTTTCCCGCTTGCTCCAGCCTGATGTGTCTCAGAGGCTGTGCATAGATGAAGTTTTGAAACACCCGTGGCTGCAGACTCCAAAATCCACcatctcttcccctctcccggCTGCAGAAGAGGGGGAGAGTTCCCAAAGTCCACGTGAAGGAAAGCCTGAGCACCTGCAGCAAACCAAATCGCattcaggaggaggagagaagggaacaGAAGGCTCTTAA